In Rutidosis leptorrhynchoides isolate AG116_Rl617_1_P2 chromosome 2, CSIRO_AGI_Rlap_v1, whole genome shotgun sequence, one genomic interval encodes:
- the LOC139888400 gene encoding protein FAR1-RELATED SEQUENCE 3-like, whose protein sequence is MDSTSIAESTSIAQSDIHVITNSSTESAANSVPDTFSSANSVCRNHFLSSYEDEGPDGKKLWFPNVPDHFNPVIGSVFRSWQDCLYFYDLYAEAAGCNRAGRPAPKALVPPAIVNPPAIVNPSQSAPDTHSSFPDKPAKFKLIEGKIVIFKFFEGHTHKIITERNRNLLNKRRKLDPEHMEFIFKLNFNNFHRDLIQSLVDTDAHIAIEQLLMKKNTLPNFSVEYYCDHNDFLRGVFWADNISKLNYKEFGDIVGFDATYGTNMYNMVFVPLTGVDNHKKLVIFGAALLASESIESFSLFLDSFLKVFGTEPGLVSTDQDPAMLEVVRELFLNKDFRKQMNNIFWNQELNAEKFEKCWQHVLDEFGLHDVD, encoded by the exons ATGGATTCAACTTCAATTGCAGAATCAACTTCAATTGCTCAATCTGATA ttcatGTTATTACGAATTCGTCTACTGAATCAGCTGCTAATTCTGTTCCTGATACGTTTTCTA GCGCCAACTCTGTCTGTAGAAATCATTTTTTGTCTTCTTATGAGGATGAAGGTCCCGATGGAAAGAAATTGTGGTTTCCTAATGTTCCAGATCATTTTAATCCTGTTATTGGTTCCGTGTTTAGATCATGGCAAGATTGTTTATATTTTTATGACTTATATGCTGAGGCTGCTGG GTGTAATAGGGCAGGTCGTCCTGCCCCAAAAGCTCTTGTTCCCCCTGCTATTGTTAATCCACCTGCTATTGTCAATCCATCTCAATCTGCCCCTGATACTCATTCTTCCTTTCCTGATAAACCTGCAAA attcaaacttatcgaGGGTAAGAttgttatttttaagttttttgagGGGCATACTCACAAAATCATAACTGAAAGGAATAGGAATTTGTTGAATAAAAGGAGGAAGTTGGATCCTGAACACATGGAATTTATTTTCAAACTCA ATTTCAATAATTTTCATCGTGATTTGATCCAATCTCTAGTTGATACTGATGCACATATTGCTATTGAACAACTGCTTATGAAGAAAAATACTTTACCTAACTTTAGTGTCGAGTATTATTGTGATCATAATGATTTTTTACGTGGGGTTTTTTGGGCTGACAATATTTCTAAGTTGAACTACAAAGAGTTTGGTGATATTGTTGGCTTTGATGCTACATATGGTACAAATAT GTATAACATGGTTTTTGTACCTCTCACTGGAGTTGATAACCATAAGAAGCTTGTTATTTTTGGAGCTGCTTTATTAGCTAGTGAAAGCATAGAATCGTTTAGTTTGTTTCTTGATAGTTTTCTCAAAGTTTTTGGTACTGAACCGGGCTTAGTGTCCACTGATCAAGACCCAGCAATGTTGGAG GTTGTTCGTGAGTTGTTTTTAAATAAAGATTTTCGTAAGCAAATGAATAACATATTCTGGAATCAAGAGTTGAATGCTGAAAAGTTTGAAAAGTGTTGGCAACATGTTTTAGATGAATTTGGCTTGCATGATGTCGATTAG